A single Lactuca sativa cultivar Salinas chromosome 8, Lsat_Salinas_v11, whole genome shotgun sequence DNA region contains:
- the LOC128128085 gene encoding mannose/glucose-specific lectin-like: MEGVQSSKVAGCIRVGKWGKQSGGPQNEWSFALEKDHKLVKITIDHGELIYSLMFTTKCGGVLHNSNKFGGWNGGDTVSEVHFEGDEEITEVGGAIGNRGGNLVISLLSFKTNKRTYGPFGCATENVFSLPWHKGSLVGFYGLAGYYIDAIGVYLKAFENIIQVGTWGKTEPGSPQNVWSFQLEKNHHLKKITIDHGDLIYSLMFTTQCGSLTQTTETFGGWNGGDTVSEIIFERDEEITGICGTSALSRGSVAGLPIISSISFTTNKKTHGPFGNVRGTPFPVSWDVGSFVGFYGLAGYYIDNIGVYLKACK; this comes from the exons ATGGAAGGGGTACAAAGTAGCAAAGTAGCAGGATGTATTCGAGTTGGAAAATGGGGAAAACAAAGTGGAGGTCCTCAGAATGAGTGGTCTTTTGCACTTGAGAAAGATCATAAACTGGTGAAGATAACCATTGACCATGGTGAACTAATATACTCTCTCATGTTCACAACTAAATGCGGAGGTGTTTTGCATAATTCCAACAAGTTTGGTGGTTGGAATGGTGGAGACACAGTTTCTGAG GTACACTTTGAGGGTGATGAGGAAATAACTGAGGTTGGTGGAGCCATTGGTAATCGAGGGGGTAATCTAGTAATTTCATTACTATCTTTTAAGACAAACAAGAGGACATATGGACCTTTTGGTTGTGCAACTGAAAATGTTTTTTCTTTACCATGGCACAAAGGCTCATTAGTTGGGTTTTATGGGCTTGCTGGCTATTATATTGATGCCATTGGTGTGTATCTCAAAGCCTTTGAGAATATCATACAGGTTGGAACATGGGGAAAAACTGAACCTGGAAGTCCACAAAATGTTTGGTCATTCCAACTTGAGAAAAATCATCATTTGAAGAAGATAACCATTGATCATGGTGATCTTATATACTCTCTCATGTTCACCACACAATGTGGAAGCTTAACACAAACTACTGAAACCTTTGGTGGTTGGAACGGTGGAGACACAGTTTCTGAG ATAATATTTGAAAGGGATGAGGAAATAACTGGCATTTGTGGAACAAGTGCATTATCAAGGGGAAGTGTTGCTGGATTGCCTATAATATCATCAATATCATTCACCACAAACAAGAAAACTCATGGACCTTTTGGTAATGTAAGAGGGACTCCTTTCCCTGTATCATGGGATGTTGGTTCTTTTGTTGGATTTTATGGGCTTGCTGGCTATTATATCGATAACATTGGTGTGTATTTGAAAGCCTGCAAGTGA